A region from the Mya arenaria isolate MELC-2E11 chromosome 2, ASM2691426v1 genome encodes:
- the LOC128244431 gene encoding uncharacterized protein LOC128244431, translating to MQANQNRMYAENDSLMLRVKMAEQTAARARASLPKESRVAAKKQLLQETVTQANNARFDQTAETETLAEIAENMTVAVVDYTNQSVYIGEMEGNMMTFARRPVGKLTVLST from the exons ATGCAG gCAAACCAAAACAGAATGTATGCAGAGAATGATAGTCTAATGCTCAGAGTGAAAATGGCAGAACAGACAGCAGCAAGGGCAAGGGCTTCCCTACCAAAG GAATCTCGGGTTGCTGCAAAGAAACAGCTTTTGCAGGAAACGGTTACACAAGCAAACAATGCCAGATTCGATCAG acagCAGAAACTGAAACTTTAGCCGAAATAGCAGAAAATATGACG GTGGCAGTTGTGGACTATACAAACCAGAGTGTGTATATTGGAGAAATGGAGGGAAACATGATGACCTTTGCCCGTCGGCCAGTCGGAAAACTAACAGTTCTCTcaacgtaa